GTCCATGTTAAACCAGGTGCGGACGAGGAAATTGTACGAGAAACCCATTAAAAAAAGCCAAACCGAGGCCTTCAGGTAAAAGCGGGTCGGTTGGAAATCCGGGGTCTTGGCCGCCGAAGCGATGAAGTTGGCCACGTTGACGCCGGAAACCAGCAGAAAGACGGTAGAGCACAATTCCAGGAAGGACATCATCGCCAACTGGATCGGGTCTTGGGAAACGCCGACGCGGAAATTGTGATAGATGACCATCAACATCAGCATGGAACCGCGGAAAAAATCGATTTCCGGCCGTTTTTTTCGCGCCACCGGCGCGGGAGCCGGCGCGGGATTGGTCGTGAGCGTTGGTTCGGTCGTCATTTGATGAATTGCCTGATGGCTTCTCCGGCGGCATCCCCCGGATCGGGAATGCTGCTGAAGATCGTTTGGTGATTGCGGTGCGGAATCAGTGCGACGGTGGCCGAGCCGCCGGCGGCAATAATCGCCCGCGCCATATCCGCGGTTTGCGACTCCTTGATCAGGTCGTCGCTCTTTCCGTTGAGAAACAAAAAGGACGGCATGCCCGCGTGAACGTAAACGAGCGGCGACATCCGGCGGAGAAAATCCTCGTCCGCGCCGTAAAGGATCCGCGTTGCCGGCCGGCCGATCAACGAGGTCGCCTTGCTGATGTCGCGCACGTCGTACAGTCCCGCGAGAGCGATCACTCCGGCGGGCACTTCCGGCGGCACTCCCAGCTCATCCAGATATTGGCGGTCGCTCGCGAGCAGGGCGCTGATGTGCGCTCCGGCGCTGTGACCCAACAGATATATGCGCTGCGGATCGCCGCCATACTCGGCGATGTGCTGGGACAGCCAGGCGACGCCGGCCGCCACATCTCGGATTTGATCGACCAGCGATACTTCCGGAACCAGGCGAAAATCGAGCGGCACGCCGATGATGCCCCGCACCGCCAGCCATTCCGCCACTTCCTGCACGCAATCGACCTTCCGGTCGCCCGAGGTCCAGCCGCCGCCGTGCAGCACGATGACCGATGGCTTGTTTTCCCCGTCGACCGGTACGATGAGATCGAGTAGTTGCCGTTTGTCCGGTGGCGCCGCCTCGGGAAGGTAGGCGATATTGTCGTAACGTTTGAACGGATGGCGTCCTTTGAACGTCCGTCGTTTGGCGGTCGGCTTTTCACTTATTTGATAAAAAATATCGTCGCGGTGGTTGAACTTGTAGGCGATGAAACCGCCGATCGCGAGAATC
This region of Myxococcales bacterium genomic DNA includes:
- a CDS encoding alpha/beta hydrolase, which encodes MLKWKSIRWVILGVMILAIGGFIAYKFNHRDDIFYQISEKPTAKRRTFKGRHPFKRYDNIAYLPEAAPPDKRQLLDLIVPVDGENKPSVIVLHGGGWTSGDRKVDCVQEVAEWLAVRGIIGVPLDFRLVPEVSLVDQIRDVAAGVAWLSQHIAEYGGDPQRIYLLGHSAGAHISALLASDRQYLDELGVPPEVPAGVIALAGLYDVRDISKATSLIGRPATRILYGADEDFLRRMSPLVYVHAGMPSFLFLNGKSDDLIKESQTADMARAIIAAGGSATVALIPHRNHQTIFSSIPDPGDAAGEAIRQFIK